In Halobaculum magnesiiphilum, the following proteins share a genomic window:
- the engB gene encoding GTP-binding protein EngB, with protein sequence MTFEGRPNRDAEVVLVGRSNVGKSTLMRELTGHDVSTGKKPGVTRRPNHFDWTGQSFMFTDLPGFGFMSGVEEEQREAIKTDVVRYVEENADSIIAGVLVVDGKSVIDIIDRHSDAGEIPHDVELFGFLQDVDVAPVVAVNKMDKVDDRDERLNELCDRLGLYPPWQQWSGEGGTLAPITAKNGSIEPLKEALRGHFREAKRDDLLQFVK encoded by the coding sequence ATGACCTTCGAGGGGCGACCGAACCGGGACGCCGAGGTGGTGCTCGTCGGGCGCTCGAACGTCGGCAAGTCGACGCTGATGCGTGAGTTGACCGGCCACGACGTGTCCACGGGCAAGAAGCCGGGCGTCACACGTCGGCCGAACCACTTCGACTGGACCGGCCAGTCGTTCATGTTCACCGACCTGCCCGGCTTCGGGTTCATGTCCGGCGTCGAGGAGGAGCAACGGGAGGCGATCAAGACCGACGTGGTCCGCTACGTCGAGGAGAACGCGGACTCGATCATCGCGGGCGTGCTCGTCGTCGACGGGAAGTCGGTGATCGACATCATCGACCGCCACAGCGACGCGGGCGAGATCCCCCACGACGTGGAGCTGTTCGGGTTCCTGCAGGACGTGGACGTGGCGCCGGTCGTCGCGGTGAACAAGATGGACAAGGTGGACGACCGCGACGAGCGCCTGAACGAGCTGTGCGACCGGCTGGGGCTGTACCCGCCGTGGCAGCAGTGGTCGGGCGAGGGCGGCACGCTCGCGCCGATCACCGCCAAGAACGGGAGTATCGAGCCGCTGAAGGAGGCGCTGCGCGGGCACTTCCGGGAGGCGAAACGCGACGACCTGCTGCAGTTCGTGAAGTAG
- a CDS encoding ABC transporter permease: MLEASALQRLGIAMASTALALAIGLVVVAAAGYDPVTFLADVFEGAFGDENSIGRTLKFTTMFVLVGVAVAVAFRAGVFNIGVQGQFIVGGFATVVAILWLAPLLPAGTVGGLALLVLGTLAGVVAGGLYAAIPGALKAYGDANEIITTIMLNFIAVGVVGYLVEGPLRGEGNRAPNTARIPEYVSLPSVVFDSPDFSLVGLAVALVVVGVVSVVMIRTRVGYDMVTSGHQEAAATFSGVDAGRTVVTTMAFSGMVAGVAGAVFAIMIQGYYSDPGGVATYGFDAIAVSLLAANNPLGVVPAALLFGGLDSAGTHIGINSDVPPQLIDGIVGLVVLFVAAPELFRMAARRTGLGGERR; the protein is encoded by the coding sequence ATTCTGGAGGCGTCCGCGCTCCAGCGGCTCGGCATCGCGATGGCCTCGACCGCGCTCGCGCTGGCGATCGGGCTGGTCGTCGTCGCCGCCGCGGGCTACGACCCCGTGACGTTCCTCGCGGACGTGTTCGAGGGCGCCTTCGGCGACGAGAACTCGATCGGGCGGACGCTGAAGTTCACGACGATGTTCGTCCTCGTCGGCGTCGCCGTCGCGGTCGCGTTCCGCGCGGGCGTGTTCAACATCGGCGTCCAGGGGCAGTTCATCGTCGGCGGCTTCGCCACCGTCGTCGCCATCCTCTGGCTCGCGCCGCTGCTCCCCGCCGGCACCGTCGGCGGCCTCGCGCTGCTCGTGCTCGGGACGCTCGCGGGCGTCGTCGCCGGCGGACTCTACGCCGCGATCCCGGGCGCGCTGAAGGCGTACGGCGACGCCAACGAGATCATCACGACGATCATGTTGAACTTCATCGCGGTCGGCGTCGTCGGCTACCTCGTCGAGGGGCCGCTGCGCGGCGAGGGGAACCGCGCGCCCAACACCGCCCGCATCCCGGAGTACGTGTCGCTCCCGTCGGTCGTCTTCGACAGTCCCGACTTCTCGCTCGTGGGCCTCGCGGTCGCGCTCGTCGTCGTCGGGGTCGTCTCGGTCGTCATGATCCGCACGCGGGTCGGCTACGACATGGTGACGAGCGGCCACCAGGAGGCGGCCGCGACGTTCTCCGGCGTCGACGCCGGGCGGACCGTCGTCACGACGATGGCGTTCTCGGGGATGGTCGCCGGCGTCGCGGGCGCCGTCTTCGCGATCATGATCCAGGGCTACTACAGCGACCCGGGCGGCGTCGCGACGTACGGCTTCGACGCCATCGCGGTCAGCCTGCTCGCGGCGAACAACCCGCTGGGCGTCGTCCCCGCCGCCCTGCTGTTCGGCGGGCTCGACTCGGCGGGGACCCACATCGGCATCAACAGCGACGTACCCCCGCAGCTGATCGACGGGATCGTCGGGCTCGTCGTCCTGTTCGTGGCCGCCCCGGAGCTGTTCCGGATGGCCGCCCGGCGGACGGGCCTCGGGGGTGAGCGCCGATGA
- a CDS encoding BMP family lipoprotein, protein MRNPDGDTTDDVSRSEPSRRSVDRRTLLSSGAAVLGGTVLAGCTGGGGGNGDDGNGDGGGNGDGGGNGDDGGNGGDDGGDGGDNGGETTNVAIVSSPAGFDDNAFNDLALEGLQSAAEEYDIEINEVEETEQAQYQSTQSELAASGDYDLIVLVSYNHTEALTQNAVDYPDQNWMLINDHVDEPNVAGYTWANHEMSYLAGVLGGTMTTQELSHDGSETDPGSAQIGFVGGVDGSLINAFERSYVAGAEWVNSDVEVNVGYIGDYTDTDTAADIASSQYDDGADIVYHAAAAAGRGVFEAAQSNGRFAIGVDADQSVTLPDFQDVILGSAVKYINEGTREVAVAVAEGNFGSVTGPNTLGLEEGGVDCVIGQAFEGELPDAVSQNLEEAKQGIVDGDIDVPCTASGCN, encoded by the coding sequence ATGAGAAATCCCGACGGTGACACCACGGACGACGTATCGCGTTCCGAGCCCTCCCGCCGTTCGGTCGACCGCCGCACCCTCCTCTCGTCGGGCGCGGCAGTCCTCGGCGGGACGGTCCTCGCCGGCTGTACGGGCGGCGGCGGCGGGAACGGCGACGACGGAAACGGTGACGGCGGCGGGAACGGTGACGGCGGCGGGAACGGCGACGACGGCGGCAACGGCGGTGACGATGGGGGCGACGGCGGCGACAATGGAGGCGAGACGACGAACGTCGCCATCGTCTCCAGCCCGGCGGGGTTCGACGACAACGCGTTCAACGACCTCGCGCTGGAGGGACTCCAGTCGGCCGCCGAGGAGTACGACATCGAGATCAACGAGGTCGAGGAGACCGAACAGGCCCAGTACCAGTCCACGCAGTCGGAACTGGCCGCCAGCGGCGACTACGACCTCATCGTGCTGGTGTCGTACAACCACACCGAGGCGCTCACGCAGAACGCCGTCGACTACCCCGACCAGAACTGGATGCTGATCAACGACCACGTGGACGAGCCGAACGTGGCCGGCTACACGTGGGCCAACCACGAGATGTCGTACCTCGCGGGCGTCCTCGGCGGGACGATGACGACCCAGGAGCTCTCACATGACGGCAGCGAGACGGACCCCGGCTCCGCCCAGATCGGCTTCGTCGGCGGGGTCGACGGGTCGCTCATCAACGCCTTCGAGCGCTCGTACGTCGCCGGCGCCGAGTGGGTCAACTCCGACGTCGAGGTCAACGTCGGCTACATCGGCGACTACACCGACACCGACACCGCGGCCGACATCGCCAGCTCGCAGTACGACGACGGCGCCGACATCGTCTACCACGCCGCCGCCGCCGCGGGCCGGGGGGTCTTCGAGGCCGCCCAGAGCAACGGCCGCTTCGCCATCGGCGTCGACGCCGACCAGTCGGTGACGCTCCCGGACTTCCAGGACGTCATCCTCGGCTCGGCGGTGAAGTACATCAACGAGGGGACCCGCGAGGTCGCCGTCGCCGTCGCGGAGGGGAACTTCGGGTCGGTCACCGGCCCGAACACCCTCGGGCTGGAGGAGGGGGGCGTCGACTGCGTCATCGGGCAGGCGTTCGAGGGCGAGCTTCCCGACGCGGTCTCGCAGAACCTCGAGGAGGCCAAGCAGGGCATCGTCGACGGCGACATCGACGTTCCCTGTACCGCCTCCGGCTGCAACTGA
- a CDS encoding ABC transporter ATP-binding protein, with protein MTDAGPPAVRLDGITKRFGDVVANDGVDFTLDRGSVHALLGENGSGKTTLMSVLYGLYDQDEGTIVVDGEDRTFESPRDAMDAGVGMIHQHFQLVGPMTVLQNVILGHEPTENGLVDEADAREDIEAICDRYGFDVDEHLDERVVDLDLGVRQRVEIVKSLYRGAEILVLDEPTAVLTPQEVEGLVDVMTDLAADGRSLVFITHKLDEALSVADEVTVLRDGEAVGTVDAATTTEQELARMMVGREVLFDRRPRETAPGDPILRTEGLRVTGDRGLEQVTDVDLTVREGEVLGIAGVQGNGQTELVEAITGLRSVDSGTVSFDGEDITGLSRRERIRLGIVYIPEDRQTEGLVQDYDLVRNALLGNQTVEPYVERGFIDWPAVREHAADIVDEYDVQPPTVESEAASLSGGNQQKFIVGREIEHDPDVIVASHPTRGVDIGSIEFIHDRLLDRRDEGLAVLLVSSKLEEIRKLSDRIAVMYEGEFIDTVDPETVTEEELGLLMAGRRLDAAGDADGVGDESAADDADDTNDAGRPDATAEPGDSDDGSATPRDSEVER; from the coding sequence ATGACTGACGCAGGACCGCCCGCCGTCCGGCTCGACGGCATCACGAAACGCTTCGGCGACGTCGTCGCCAACGACGGGGTCGACTTCACGCTCGACCGGGGATCGGTCCACGCCCTCCTCGGCGAGAACGGCTCGGGCAAGACGACGCTGATGAGCGTCCTCTACGGGCTGTACGACCAGGACGAGGGGACCATCGTCGTCGACGGCGAGGACCGAACGTTCGAGTCCCCGCGGGACGCGATGGACGCCGGCGTCGGCATGATCCACCAGCACTTCCAGCTCGTGGGGCCGATGACCGTCCTCCAGAACGTGATCCTCGGCCACGAGCCGACCGAGAACGGCCTCGTCGACGAGGCGGACGCGCGCGAGGACATCGAGGCGATCTGCGACCGGTACGGCTTCGACGTCGACGAGCACCTCGACGAGCGCGTCGTCGACCTCGACCTCGGCGTGCGCCAGCGCGTCGAGATCGTCAAGAGCCTCTACCGGGGCGCGGAGATCCTCGTCCTCGACGAGCCGACGGCGGTGCTCACGCCCCAGGAGGTCGAGGGCCTCGTCGACGTGATGACCGACCTCGCCGCCGACGGCCGGTCGCTCGTGTTCATCACGCACAAGCTCGACGAGGCGCTGTCGGTCGCCGACGAGGTCACGGTCCTGCGCGACGGCGAGGCCGTCGGCACCGTCGACGCGGCGACCACGACCGAGCAGGAGCTCGCCCGGATGATGGTCGGGCGCGAGGTGCTGTTCGACCGTCGCCCCCGCGAGACGGCGCCCGGCGACCCGATCCTCCGGACCGAGGGGCTCCGGGTCACGGGCGACCGCGGGCTCGAACAGGTGACAGACGTCGACCTCACGGTCCGCGAGGGGGAGGTCCTCGGGATCGCCGGCGTCCAGGGCAACGGCCAGACGGAACTGGTCGAGGCGATCACCGGGCTCCGGTCGGTCGACTCGGGGACGGTCAGCTTCGACGGCGAGGACATCACCGGGCTGAGTCGCCGGGAGCGTATCCGCTTGGGGATCGTCTACATCCCGGAGGACCGCCAGACGGAGGGGCTGGTACAGGACTACGACCTCGTTCGGAACGCGCTGCTGGGCAACCAGACCGTCGAGCCGTACGTCGAGCGAGGGTTCATCGACTGGCCGGCGGTCCGCGAGCACGCGGCCGACATCGTCGACGAGTACGACGTCCAGCCCCCGACCGTCGAGTCGGAGGCCGCGTCGCTGTCGGGCGGGAACCAGCAGAAGTTCATCGTCGGTCGCGAGATCGAACACGACCCCGACGTCATCGTCGCCTCGCACCCGACGCGCGGCGTCGACATCGGCTCGATCGAGTTCATCCACGACCGCCTGCTCGACCGCCGCGACGAGGGGCTCGCGGTGCTGCTCGTCTCCTCGAAACTGGAGGAGATACGGAAGCTGTCGGACCGCATCGCGGTGATGTACGAGGGCGAGTTCATCGACACCGTGGACCCCGAGACCGTGACCGAGGAGGAACTCGGCCTGCTGATGGCCGGGCGTCGCCTCGACGCCGCCGGCGACGCCGACGGCGTGGGCGACGAGAGCGCCGCGGATGACGCCGACGACACGAACGACGCCGGTCGCCCGGACGCGACGGCCGAGCCCGGGGACTCGGACGACGGCTCCGCGACCCCTCGGGACTCCGAGGTGGAACGGTGA
- a CDS encoding ABC transporter permease: protein MSVAGYVERNRLGIGGAVATVLLALVLAVAFDLPVESIVTVGFVERSLQAATPIALAAIGGLYAEKSGVFNIGLEGFMILGAANAAAFVWLIGGESPTQGDLWLAIVAAVLVSLVYTLLFAVLLVRYRADQIVAGLAVWFIGLGFGPFSAVLIWGNRNSPGLVSVNDLTVPVLADVPVLGPILFDTSPLVLATAVVAVAAWVFLYRTRYGYWIQAAGENPEALDTAGVNVRRVRYASVLFSGAMAGLAGAVLFAHAGSFTGTGDTMVNGRGWIGIVAYLFGNYNPVGAAAAALLFGGLDMLQIQFQTAGIELPNRLVNLFPYVAVVIVLTVWGSTRMPSAVGESYETEE from the coding sequence ATGAGCGTCGCCGGCTACGTCGAGCGGAACCGGCTCGGGATCGGCGGCGCCGTCGCGACGGTCCTGCTGGCGCTGGTGCTGGCGGTCGCGTTCGATCTCCCGGTCGAGAGCATCGTGACGGTCGGGTTCGTCGAGCGGTCGCTCCAGGCGGCCACGCCGATCGCGCTGGCGGCCATCGGCGGGCTGTACGCCGAGAAGAGCGGCGTGTTCAACATCGGCCTCGAAGGGTTCATGATCCTCGGGGCGGCCAACGCGGCGGCGTTCGTCTGGCTGATCGGCGGGGAGTCGCCGACGCAGGGCGACCTCTGGCTCGCCATCGTCGCCGCGGTCCTGGTGAGCCTGGTGTACACGCTGCTGTTCGCCGTGCTGCTCGTCCGGTACCGGGCCGACCAGATCGTCGCCGGCCTCGCCGTCTGGTTCATCGGGCTCGGGTTCGGGCCGTTCTCGGCGGTGCTGATCTGGGGCAACCGGAACAGTCCCGGGCTGGTGAGCGTGAACGACCTGACGGTGCCGGTGCTCGCGGACGTGCCCGTTCTCGGGCCGATCCTCTTCGACACCTCGCCGCTGGTGCTCGCCACGGCCGTCGTCGCCGTCGCCGCCTGGGTGTTCCTGTACCGGACCCGGTACGGCTACTGGATCCAGGCCGCCGGCGAGAACCCCGAGGCGCTGGACACCGCCGGGGTGAACGTCAGGCGCGTGCGCTACGCGTCGGTGCTGTTCTCCGGCGCGATGGCCGGCCTCGCCGGCGCGGTGCTGTTCGCCCACGCCGGGTCGTTCACCGGCACCGGCGACACGATGGTCAACGGCCGCGGCTGGATCGGCATCGTCGCGTACCTGTTCGGCAACTACAACCCCGTCGGCGCGGCCGCGGCCGCGCTGCTGTTCGGCGGGCTGGACATGCTGCAGATCCAGTTCCAGACGGCCGGGATCGAGCTGCCGAACCGGCTCGTGAACCTGTTCCCGTACGTCGCGGTCGTGATCGTGTTGACCGTCTGGGGCTCCACGCGGATGCCCTCGGCCGTCGGCGAGTCCTACGAGACGGAGGAGTGA